A single window of Mycobacterium sp. ITM-2016-00318 DNA harbors:
- a CDS encoding alpha/beta fold hydrolase: MNLAYDERGTGDPVLFIAGRGGAGRTWHLHQVPEFVRAGYRAITFDNRGIGATEQASGFGTEQMVADTAALIEKLDLDPVRLVAVSMGSFIAQELMVARPELVRSAVLMATRGRHDRTRDFFRTAERELADSGIELPAIYDAKLRLLESFGPATLNDDAAVRDWIDMFTMWPNKATPGMRAQLEVSPHENRLPAYRSITAPVLVIGFSDDIVLPPHLAREVAEAIPNGRYLEIRDAGHLGFIEKPQVVNVAALDFLAE; encoded by the coding sequence GTGAATCTGGCCTACGACGAAAGAGGCACCGGCGATCCGGTGCTGTTCATCGCCGGTAGAGGCGGCGCGGGCCGCACCTGGCATCTGCACCAGGTTCCCGAATTCGTGCGGGCCGGCTACCGGGCGATCACCTTCGACAACCGGGGGATCGGCGCCACCGAGCAGGCGAGCGGGTTCGGCACCGAGCAGATGGTCGCCGACACCGCCGCGCTGATCGAGAAGCTGGACCTCGACCCCGTCCGCCTCGTCGCGGTGTCGATGGGCTCGTTCATCGCGCAAGAGCTGATGGTGGCCCGCCCGGAACTCGTCCGCTCCGCTGTGCTGATGGCCACACGGGGCCGCCACGACCGCACCCGCGACTTCTTCCGCACCGCCGAACGCGAGCTCGCCGACTCCGGCATCGAGCTGCCTGCGATCTACGACGCGAAGCTGCGGCTGCTGGAGAGCTTCGGACCGGCGACGCTCAACGACGACGCCGCGGTGCGCGACTGGATCGACATGTTCACGATGTGGCCCAACAAGGCGACACCCGGCATGCGGGCCCAGCTCGAGGTCAGCCCGCACGAGAACCGGCTGCCCGCTTACCGAAGTATTACGGCACCGGTGCTGGTCATCGGGTTCAGCGACGACATTGTGCTGCCGCCGCACCTCGCCCGCGAGGTCGCCGAGGCCATCCCCAACGGCCGTTACCTGGAGATTCGCGACGCCGGACACCTCGGCTT